The following are encoded in a window of Impatiens glandulifera chromosome 5, dImpGla2.1, whole genome shotgun sequence genomic DNA:
- the LOC124939796 gene encoding zinc finger protein 593: MGGKCPHRKVKKRRFSHKSARRTKFELKGDDAVYDHLKKPDSEKPALPIDEDLPGMGQYYCPHCDRYFANISVRDDHFKTKWHKKRVKMMLGPKPHTQLDADLAAGMGMPDNGPKLMS, encoded by the exons ATGGGAGGTAAATGTCCGCACAGGAAAGTGAAGAAGAGAAGATTCTCTCACAAGAGCGCTCGTCGAACCAAGTTCGAACTGAAGGGCGACGATGCTGTCTACGATCATCTTAAAAAACCAGATTCGGAGAAGCCTGCCTTGCCAATTGATGAAGATCTTCCTGGAATGGGACAGTATTACTGCCCACACTGCGA CCGGTATTTCGCAAATATCTCTGTGAGAGATGATCATTTCAAAACAAAGTGGCACAAAAAACG TGTGAAGATGATGTTGGGTCCTAAACCGCACACGCAATTAGATGCTGATCTTGCTGCTGGGATGGGTATGCCTGATAATGGTCCCAAACTAATGTCGTAG
- the LOC124938624 gene encoding heavy metal-associated isoprenylated plant protein 6-like: MGEKVGKTEDSKPAPAGDKKDAPAATSVVLKLDLHCEGCAKKVKRTISKNFKGVEEIKADVTNNKLTVTGKVDPTKLRQTLEEKLHKKVELISPLQQKDTGSDKKPADKKPDEKKPEEKKPDEKKTEEKKKPEENPKEVTVVLKMKLHCEGCIHKIKRVIKKYSGVKSVNFEADKDLIKVAGIMDIKALVPYLTEKFKRTVEIVPPKKESTGEVVPPKKDSTGDEKKVEKVDETKAVKVEEAKGVEVNKMEHYGFPYSTHYTVPSMPPNQGFVDHGYYDTSSFSNGYSYPTHGYDQYPNQMHQMQYFHPTNMDNTSQMFSDENPNASCSIM; encoded by the exons ATGGGCGAG AAGGTCGGAAAGACAGAGGATTCAAAACCAGCTCCCGCCGGCGACAAGAAGGATGCTCCGGCAGCCACTTCCGTCGTCCTGAAGCTAGACCTCCATTGCGAAGGCTGCGCCAAGAAAGTCAAACGAACCATTTCCAAGAATTTCAAAG GCGTCGAGGAGATTAAGGCTGACGTTACAAACAATAAGTTGACCGTTACCGGCAAAGTGGACCCCACCAAGCTCCGACAGACCTTAGAGGAGAAGCTTCACAAGAAGGTCGAACTCATTTCTCCTCTCCAACAAAAGGACACCGGTTCAGATAAAAAACCCGCCGACAAAAAACCGGACGAAAAAAAACCCGAAGAGAAAAAACCCGATGAAAAAAAAACTGAAGAGAAGAAGAAGCCTGAAGAGAATCCCAAAGAG GTAACAGTTGTTTTGAAGATGAAGTTGCATTGTGAAGGTTGCATTCACAAAATAAAGAGAGTTATAAAGAAATATTCTG GAGTAAAATCAGTCAATTTTGAAGCAGATAAAGATTTAATAAAAGTGGCTGGAATTATGGACATAAAAGCGCTAGTTCCATACCTAACCGAGAAGTTTAAGCGAACAGTCGAAATTGTTCCGCCCAAAAAAGAATCAACGGGAGAAGTTGTCCCGCCCAAAAAAGATTCAACCGGCGACGAAAAGAAAGTAGAAAAGGTGGACGAAACGAAAGCTGTTAAGGTCGAGGAGGCTAAGGGTgttgaagtgaataaaatgGAACATTACGGTTTTCCTTATTCTACTCATTATACAGTTCCTTCAATGCCTCCTAACCAAGGATTCGTTGATCATGGTTATTATGATACATCATCTTTTAGTAATGGATATTCTTATCCGACTCATGGATATGATCAATATCCTAACCAGATGCATCAAATGCAGTATTTTCATCCAACGAATATGGATAATACGTCGCAAATGTTTAGCGATGAAAACCCTAATGCGAGTTGCTCGATCATGTAA
- the LOC124937896 gene encoding ABC transporter B family member 1: MPQDSQEKINTVEQWKWSEIQGLELLSKPNNNNNISSPAKMETTSNPKKQDESLPSISFFQLFRFADGLDYVLMAIGTIGAIIHGSSLPLFLRFFADLVNSFGSNSNNMDKMTQEVIKYAFYFLIVGAAIWASSWAEISCWMWTGERQSTKMRIKFLESALNQDIQYFDTEVRTSDVVFAINTDSVHVQDAISEKLGNFLHYMATFVSGFVVGFTAVWQLALVTIAVVPLIAVIGGIHAATLAKLSGKAQNALSEAGNIADQAIVQIRTVLAFVGESRALQGYSASLKIAQRLGYKSGFSKGLGLGATYFTVFCCYALLLWYGGYLIRHRYTNGGLALATMFAVMIGGLALGQSVPSIGAFAKAKAAATKIYRIIDHKPTVNKNNESGLELETVTGQLELKSVDFAYPSRPEVQILSKFSLTVPSGKTIALVGSSGSGKSTVVSLIERFYDPLSGEVLLDGHDIKTLKLRWLRQQIGLVSQEPALFATTIRENIILGQPDATLVEIEEAARVANAHSFIAKLPDGYDTQVGERGLQLSGGQKQRIAIARAMLKNPSILLLDEATSALDSESEKLVQEALDRFMIGRTTLVIAHRLSTIRKADLVAVIQQGSVSEIGAHDDLIAKGDDSVYGKLIRMQEAAHETAISNARKSSARPSSARNSVSSPIITRNSSYGRSPYSRRLSDFSTSDFSLSLEAAYPNFRHEKLAFKEQASSFLRLAKMNSPEWPYALIGSIGSVVCGSLSAFFAYVLSAVLSVYYNPDHAYMIKQIGKYCYLLIGLSSAALIFNTLQHFFWDVVGENLTKRVREKLLASVLKNEIAWFDQEENESSRIAARLALDANNVRSAIGDRISVIMQNSALMLVACTAGFVLQWRLALVLVAVFPVVVAATVLQKMFMTGFSGDLEAAHAKATQLAGEAVSNMRTVAAFNSELKIVNLFRDNLKGPLRRCFWKGQIAGSGYGIAQFSLYASYALGLWYASWLVKNGISDFSKTIRVFMVLMVSANGAAETLTLAPDFIKGGRAMKSVFNLLDRKSEIDPDDPDTVPVPDSLRGEVEFKHVDFSYPSRPDMQIFRDLSLRARAGKTLALVGPSGCGKSSVIALVQRFYEPSSGRVMIDGKDIRKYNLKSLRQHIAIVPQEPCLFATTIFENIAYGRESATEAEVIEASTLANAHKFISSLPDGYKTFVGERGVQLSGGQKQRIAVARAFVRKAEILLLDEATSALDAESERCVHDALEKAASGKTTIVVAHRLSTIRNAHVIAVIDDGKVAEQGSHSQLLKNYPDGVYARMIQLQRFTQGQAVTMATGSSSSSQQQQQPREEGEQ; the protein is encoded by the exons ATGCCACAAGATTCTCAGGAGAAGATAAACACAGTTGAGCAATGGAAATGGTCTGAAATCCAAGGCCTTGAGCTTCTTTCAAAacccaataataataataatattagttccCCTGCAAAAATGGAAACAACTTCAAATCCTAAGAAACAAGACGAATCTCTTCCTTCAATAAGTTTCTTTCAGCTTTTCAGATTTGCAGATGGATTGGATTATGTTCTAATGGCTATAGGTACAATTGGAGCAATTATTCATGGCAGTTCACTTCCTCTGTTTCTCCGATTCTTTGCCGATCTTGTTAATTCATTTGGGTCTAATTCAAACAACATGGATAAAATGACCCAAGAAGTCATCAAG TATGCATTTTACTTTCTTATCGTTGGAGCTGCAATATGGGCATCTTCATGGGCGG AGATATCTTGTTGGATGTGGACTGGAGAAAGACAATCAACAAAGATGAGAATCAAGTTTCTTGAATCAGCACTTAACCAAGACATTCAATATTTCGACACTGAAGTTCGAACTTCCGACGTTGTTTTCGCCATCAACACTGATTCTGTTCATGTTCAAGACGCCATTAGCGAGAAG TTGGGTAACTTTCTACACTACATGGCAACCTTTGTATCTGGATTTGTGGTCGGATTCACAGCAGTTTGGCAGTTGGCTTTGGTTACAATAGCAGTTGTTCCTCTAATAGCTGTGATCGGAGGTATTCACGCCGCCACTTTGGCTAAACTTTCCGGCAAGGCACAGAATGCTCTTTCTGAAGCAGGAAATATTGCAGACCAG GCAATTGTACAAATTCGGACAGTTTTGGCATTTGTGGGTGAATCAAGAGCTTTGCAAGGGTATTCAGCTTCTTTAAAAATTGCTCAAAGGTTGGGTTATAAGAGTGGTTTTTCAAAGGGTCTAGGATTGGGAGCTACTTATTTCACTGTGTTCTGCTGCTACGCACTTCTTCTTTGGTATGGTGGGTACTTGATCAGACACCGTTATACCAACGGTGGACTTGCTTTAGCCACCATGTTTGCTGTCATGATCGGAGGATT GGCTCTTGGTCAGTCAGTACCAAGTATAGGTGCATTTGCAAAGGCTAAGGCTGCTGCGACCAAAATTTATCGAATAATCGATCACAAGCCAACTGTCAACAAAAATAACGAGTCGGGTCTTGAATTAGAGACTGTAACAGGGCAGCTTGAGCTGAAAAGTGTTGATTTTGCGTACCCATCAAGGCCGGAAGTTCAGATTCTTAGCAAATTTTCCTTAACAGTTCCATCTGGAAAGACCATTGCTTTGGTTGGAAGCAGTGGATCTGGCAAAAGCACAGTTGTCTCCCTCATTGAGAGATTCTATGATCCTTTATCag GTGAAGTTCTTCTTGATGGGCATGATATAAAGACACTAAAGCTTAGATGGCTAAGACAGCAGATTGGTTTGGTTAGCCAAGAGCCTGCTCTGTTTGCCACCACCATTAGAGAAAACATAATCCTTGGCCAGCCAGATGCAACCTTAGTCGAGATCGAGGAAGCTGCTCGTGTGGCAAATGCCCATTCGTTCATCGCCAAGCTCCCCGATGGCTATGACACACag GTTGGGGAAAGAGGATTGCAACTATCAGGTGGGCAAAAGCAAAGAATTGCTATAGCTAGGGCGATGCTTAAGAACCCGTCAATCTTGCTTTTAGATGAGGCTACGAGTGCACTCGATTCCGAGTCGGAAAAGCTGGTCCAAGAAGCTCTAGATCGTTTCATGATCGGTAGGACAACCCTTGTTATTGCTCATCGCCTCTCCACCATTCGAAAAGCGGACCTTGTGGCAGTAATTCAGCAGGGAAGTGTATCGGAAATCGGAGCACACGATGATCTCATTGCCAAAGGAGACGACAGCGTGTATGGGAAACTCATTCGCATGCAAGAAGCTGCTCACGAAACTGCCATTAGTAACGCCAGAAAGAGCAGCGCCAG GCCTTCTAGTGCGAGGAATTCCGTGAGCTCTCCTATAATAACACGAAACTCGTCGTATGGAAGATCGCCTTACTCTCGCAGGTTATCAGACTTCTCCACATCGGATTTCAGTCTTTCATTGGAGGCTGCTTATCCAAACTTCCGCCACGAAAAACTTGCATTCAAGGAGCAAGCGAGTTCCTTCTTGCGTCTCGCGAAAATGAACTCCCCCGAATGGCCTTACGCGTTAATCGGTTCGATAGGCTCAGTTGTTTGCGGCTCTCTAAGTGCTTTCTTCGCGTATGTCCTCAGCGCGGTCCTCAGCGTCTATTACAATCCAGACCATGCTTATATGATCAAGCAAATCGGAAAATATTGCTATCTTCTCATCGGGCTATCCTCGGCCGCTCTTATATTCAATACGCTACAACATTTCTTCTGGGATGTCGTCGGGGAGAATTTGACGAAAAGGGTGAGGGAGAAATTATTGGCGTCGGTTTTGAAGAACGAAATTGCATGGTTCGATCAAGAGGAGAACGAGAGCTCGAGAATCGCGGCTCGTTTGGCTCTCGACGCTAACAACGTTAGGTCCGCGATTGGTGATCGGATTTCAGTGATCATGCAGAACTCGGCGCTCATGTTGGTTGCATGCACGGCTGGTTTTGTTTTGCAATGGCGACTTGCTCTCGTGCTCGTAGCCGTCTTCCCTGTTGTAGTGGCTGCCACCGTTCTCCAG AAAATGTTCATGACGGGTTTCTCGGGCGACTTGGAAGCTGCACACGCTAAAGCAACGCAGCTAGCCGGAGAGGCGGTGTCCAACATGAGAACTGTGGCGGCATTCAATTCGGAGTTGAAAATTGTTAATCTTTTTCGCGATAACCTTAAGGGTCCTCTAAGACGATGTTTTTGGAAGGGACAAATAGCGGGAAGCGGATACGGAATTGCTCAATTCTCGTTATATGCTTCCTACGCTTTAGGCCTATGGTACGCTTCATGGCTCGTGAAGAACGGGATCTCCGACTTCTCGAAAACCATCCGAGTCTTCATGGTCCTCATGGTTTCCGCAAATGGAGCCGCGGAAACACTCACATTGGCCCCGGATTTCATCAAAGGCGGACGAGCAATGAAATCAGTTTTCAATCTTCTCGACCGCAAATCCGAAATCGACCCAGACGATCCGGACACGGTCCCCGTCCCGGATTCTCTCCGCGGAGAAGTCGAGTTTAAACACGTCGACTTCTCCTATCCATCTAGACCCGACATGCAAATCTTTCGAGACTTATCCCTCCGGGCCCGTGCAGGCAAGACGTTAGCCCTCGTGGGCCCCAGCGGCTGCGGGAAGAGCTCGGTCATTGCTCTCGTGCAACGCTTCTACGAGCCGTCCTCCGGTCGAGTCATGATTGACGGAAAAGACATCCGAAAGTACAATCTCAAGTCACTTAGGCAACACATTGCAATAGTCCCCCAAGAACCGTGCCTTTTCGCTACAACCATATTCGAAAACATAGCCTACGGGAGAGAATCCGCAACCGAGGCTGAAGTCATCGAAGCCTCGACCTTAGCTAACGCCCACAAGTTCATCTCGTCGCTCCCCGACGGGTACAAGACATTCGTCGGGGAAAGAGGAGTTCAACTATCTGGAGGTCAGAAACAGAGGATAGCCGTTGCCAGAGCTTTCGTAAGGAAAGCGGAAATATTGCTTCTGGACGAGGCAACAAGTGCACTGGACGCAGAGTCTGAGAGATGTGTACATGATGCATTAGAAAAAGCTGCTTCTGGGAAAACCACGATCGTGGTTGCTCATAGGCTATCGACGATCAGAAACGCGCATGTGATTGCGGTTATAGACGATGGAAAGGTAGCCGAGCAAGGGTCTCATTCTCAATTGTTGAAGAACTATCCGGATGGGGTATATGCCCGAATGATACAATTGCAGAGGTTTACACAAGGGCAGGCTGTTACCATGGCTACCGGTTCGAGCTCATCGtcgcagcagcagcagcagccgaGGGAAGAAGGGGAGCAATGA